A single Lactuca sativa cultivar Salinas chromosome 8, Lsat_Salinas_v11, whole genome shotgun sequence DNA region contains:
- the LOC111899317 gene encoding uncharacterized protein LOC111899317, whose translation MLMYKQKKNQAGRGGGNRLLISITVIGSAGPIRFVVNEEELVASVMDTALKSYAREGRLPILGSNIHDFVLYCPIAGTEALSPLKTIGSFGVRNFMLCKRPQAVEEGGDGKPAAVGITRKNSGSWKSWFNKSHSFKVSSH comes from the exons ATGTTGATGTACAAGCAAAAGAAGAATCAGGCCGGGAGAGGCGGCGGAAACCGGCTTCTGATTAGCATTACTGTTATCGGAAGCGCTGGACCGATCCGTTTTGTGGTTAACGAGGAGGAGCTTGTTGCTTCCGTCATGGACACCGCTCTTAAATCTTATGCTCGCGAAGGTCGTCTCCCAATACTCGGTTCCAATATCCATGATTTCGTTCTATATTGCCCAATCGCCGGAACCGAAG CTTTGAGTCCATTAAAGACTATTGGATCGTTTGGGGTTAGAAACTTCATGCTGTGCAAGAGGCCTCAGGCGGTGGAGGAGGGTGGCGATGGAAAGCCGGCGGCGGTGGGAATAACGAGGAAGAACTCCGGCAGCTGGAAATCGTGGTTCAATAAATCACACAGTTTCAAAGTTTCTTCTCATTGA